Proteins found in one Deltaproteobacteria bacterium genomic segment:
- a CDS encoding redox-sensing transcriptional repressor Rex, producing MKFPKIPTATITRLSRYSRALEELDQQEVNVISSEKLAQYCEVNSAQIRKDLAYFGEFGVRGVGYVIKELLFEIKKILGLNKKWHLGLIGMGNLGYALIAHSNFPRQGYHFVAAFDIDPMKVGRMLPQGFAISPMSDLGKIALEREIEIAVIATPASKAQDVANLIVNTPIRGILNFSPAQLHVPEGVVVHHIDFTVKLDRLAYRLGSKKP from the coding sequence TTGAAATTTCCGAAGATACCAACTGCTACCATCACCCGTTTGTCTCGTTATTCACGGGCCTTGGAAGAGTTGGACCAACAGGAAGTTAATGTAATCTCTTCCGAAAAATTAGCCCAGTATTGTGAGGTCAATTCCGCTCAAATCCGTAAAGATTTAGCCTACTTCGGGGAATTTGGCGTCCGCGGGGTCGGCTATGTGATCAAGGAACTTCTTTTTGAAATTAAAAAAATCCTGGGCTTGAATAAAAAATGGCATTTAGGTCTTATCGGGATGGGTAACCTGGGGTATGCCCTGATCGCCCATAGTAATTTTCCCAGGCAGGGCTATCATTTTGTGGCCGCTTTTGATATCGACCCCATGAAGGTCGGCCGGATGTTACCCCAGGGGTTTGCCATCTCCCCCATGTCGGACCTCGGGAAAATTGCCCTGGAGCGTGAGATAGAAATTGCGGTGATCGCCACTCCGGCCAGTAAAGCCCAGGATGTGGCCAACTTGATCGTAAATACCCCTATTCGGGGCATTTTAAATTTTTCCCCGGCCCAATTGCATGTCCCGGAAGGAGTTGTCGTTCATCATATTGATTTTACTGTTAAATTAGACAGATTGGCCTATCGTTTGGGTAGTAAAAAACCTTAA
- the atpB gene encoding F0F1 ATP synthase subunit A: MEHPIFFITKLFESIGLGHFAHTYPHVTYTWLIMVLLIVFALLAVRSVKMIPEGGQNFFEVVISGIENFQVEVMGEHGRSMFPLIATLGLFIFFSNVMGLIPGFYSPTASINTTLACALIVFFTTHIVGIKFHGFKYIKHFLGPIWWMAPLMLPIEIIGHLSRVLSLTLRLFGNIMGEDLVLAILLLLAGKFLAPLPMMFLAVFTSFVQAFIFALLSMMYIAGSMEEGH, encoded by the coding sequence ATGGAACACCCGATTTTTTTTATAACCAAACTGTTTGAATCCATCGGTTTGGGCCATTTTGCCCATACCTATCCCCATGTTACCTATACCTGGTTGATCATGGTGCTTTTGATTGTCTTTGCCCTTCTGGCCGTACGGTCGGTCAAGATGATCCCGGAAGGGGGGCAGAATTTCTTTGAAGTGGTTATTTCCGGAATTGAAAATTTCCAGGTAGAGGTCATGGGAGAACATGGACGCTCCATGTTCCCCCTCATCGCAACCTTGGGACTTTTTATTTTCTTTTCCAACGTTATGGGCTTGATCCCGGGGTTCTATTCGCCGACGGCCAGCATCAATACTACCCTGGCCTGTGCCCTGATTGTTTTTTTTACTACCCACATTGTCGGTATTAAATTTCATGGTTTTAAATATATCAAACATTTCCTGGGGCCCATCTGGTGGATGGCCCCTTTAATGCTTCCAATTGAAATCATAGGCCATCTCTCCCGGGTGCTTTCCCTGACCCTTCGATTGTTCGGGAACATCATGGGTGAGGACCTGGTTCTGGCCATCCTGCTTTTGCTGGCCGGCAAGTTTCTGGCCCCTTTACCGATGATGTTTCTGGCGGTCTTCACCAGCTTTGTCCAGGCCTTTATTTTTGCCTTGTTGTCTATGATGTATATTGCCGGGTCCATGGAGGAAGGGCACTAA
- the atpE gene encoding ATP synthase F0 subunit C: MVKRVALLTMASLLGMVAIAFAETNPQVAAAGLNVYYGVVLAAGLGIAIAALGTGIGQGLGLKSAVEGVARNPEASGKITVTMLIGLAMIESLCIYALVVSLILLYAYPMATPIAKMIGLPM; the protein is encoded by the coding sequence ATGGTAAAAAGAGTAGCTCTATTGACAATGGCCTCCCTGCTCGGCATGGTGGCTATAGCCTTTGCTGAAACCAATCCCCAAGTGGCTGCTGCCGGTCTAAACGTCTATTATGGCGTGGTCCTGGCCGCTGGGTTGGGCATCGCAATTGCCGCCCTGGGAACGGGTATCGGCCAAGGCTTGGGATTAAAGAGCGCTGTGGAGGGGGTAGCCCGGAATCCTGAGGCTTCCGGGAAGATCACGGTGACCATGCTGATCGGTTTGGCCATGATCGAGTCCCTTTGTATTTATGCCCTGGTTGTTTCTTTGATCTTGCTGTATGCTTATCCGATGGCTACACCGATTGCAAAGATGATCGGTCTGCCGATGTAA